The Amycolatopsis methanolica 239 nucleotide sequence CGCGCCGGTCAGCGTCGGCACCGGCGCGCCGAAGTGGCGGTGGTGCGCCGGGACCGCGGTCGGCTGCGGCATCTCGAAGACCGGGTCCTCGACCGGCGGCTCGTCGACGGCGCCCGCCGTGCGGCGCTGGACGAGTGCGTGACCGGCGATCAGCACGACGCCGAGCAGGACCCATCCGCACAGCACCAGCACCGGCCGCAGCACGCCCCGCCCGTCGAAGTAGAAGATGCCGCGCAAGGCCTCGATCAGGTTGCCCATCGGGAAGACCGGGTGCAGCGCGCGGAAGAACCCGGGCACCATCTGGACCGGCACCGCGCCCCCGCTGGAGGGCATCGACAGCAGCACGAACAGGCCCATCGCCACCCCCGGGAACCACTGCTTGACCAGCGGCACCAGGCCGAACGAGGTGAGCGAGACCGCCTGCGTGAGCAGGAACGCGACGGGGATCGCGACCGGGTCGTTCGGGATGACGTCCATCGCGACGCCGCCCGCGTAGCCGATGAGGGTGAGCAGGGCGCCGAAGCCGACCAGCGTGGCGACCTTGGCGCGGCGGCTGAGCGTGACCGCCCGCAGCAACATCATCACGACGATGTAGCTGGGGATGTTCCAGATCAGCACCAGGTAGAACAGGCCGGTGCCCATCGCGTCGCCGGGTTCGGTGGGCGCGAGGTCGACGACGGTGAGCGCGTGCCCGGTCTGGGCGGCGACCGGGGCGAAGGCCTGGTTGAGGACCGATTCGAGCAGGTAGCCGTCGGCCTTGGCGACGAACAGCGTCGGGTGCGCCGGATCGGCGGAGTAGGCGGCGGTGGCGTCGCGGTCGAGCACCGCCTGGCGGGCCTGGTCGGCGGTGGCGACCGGCTGGACGTCGAACGCGCCCGGGCTGGCCTGGCCCAGGGCCGCCTCGATGCGCGCTGCCGCGGTCTCGTCGGCGACCGCGACCTCGATGTGGTGCGGCGACGGCGCGTGGAACGCGAGCAGGTAGCAGAAGACGAAGCCAAGGGCGAAGAAGACCGGGAACCACAGGCTTTCGGCGAGGGTGCGGAGCTTTCCGGGTTCTTGTTCCTGGGTTTCGACATGGTCCGCCATGCTGTCAGGTTATCACTTTTTGCACGCGCTGCAAAAATGCAGTACTGTAAGAATCGTGAGCCCGCCCACCGGTCTGCGCGAGCGCAAGAAGGAAGCCACCCGCGAAGCCCTGCGCCACGCGGCCGTCACGCTGTACCGGCGGCACGGGCCGGACGCAGTGACCGTCGAGGACATCTGCGCGGCCGCCGGGGTGTCGCCGCGGACGTTCTTCAACTACTTCGCGACCAAGGACGAGGCCGTGTTGTCGCTGGACATCGCGGCCGCCACGCTCGGGCAGCGCATCGCGGACCGACCCGCGGACGAGCCGCCGCTGACGGCGTTGCGGGCGGTGTTCGCCGGGCGCTTCGCCGAACTGGCCGCCACCGACGTGTGGACCGAGCGGACGCTGCTGCTGCGCGCGCACCCGGAGCTGATGCCGCGGGTGGCGCAGGCCAACCGCGCGCTAGAAGAGGCGGTGGCCGGAGCCCTGGCCGCGCGCACCGGGCTGCCGGCGGACGACCTCTACGTGCGGACCACGGCCGCGGCCGCGATCGGCGCGAACCGGGCCGCCATCGGACGCTGGCAGCCCGGTTCGGATCCGGACCTGGTCACGTTGTTCCACCAGGCCATGGACGTGCTGGAGAGCGCCTTCACGCCCCCGCGAGGATCAGCTGGAGGCGGTCCGGCCCGTCCGGCGTGATCCGGATCGGCACGCCCCAGTCCTGGCGGGTGACCCGGCAGACCGGGTGCTCGGCGTCGGAGTCGCAGCTCGCGGCCTGCGCCACGACCTGCAGCACGCCCTCGGAGTGCCCCTCGGCGATCTTGAGCGTCCGGGTCAGCTCGGTGCCGGTGCCCTCGCCCTCGGCCAGCAGCTCCGGCGGTGCGGCCGTCACCTGCAGGCGGGTCGACGGGCCGAACCGGTCGTCGAGCTTCTCGCCCGGCGGCGGGGTGAAGACGACGGAGAACTCGACCGTGCCGGCCGCCAGCTCGGTCGGCGGACGGCGCACGGCGAGCGCGTCCCCGGCGACCTGCTGCCCGTCCGCGGTCAGCGGCAGCGCGGTGAGGCGGTGCGCGGCCGACTCGACGACCAGCAGCGCGTCCCCGGTGACCAGCAGGCCGGACGGCTCGGCGAGGTCCGTGGCGAGCGTGGAGACCGTGCCGCTCGCCGGCTCGTAGTGGCGGACGGCGCCGTTATAGGTGTCCGCGATCGCGATCGTGCCGTCGGCCAGCACCGCGACGCCCAGCGGGTGCTGCAGCAGCGCGTCGGCGGCGTCGCCGTCCCGGTGGCCGAAGGAGAACAGGTCGGTGCCGATCGCGGTGTGCACGGCGCCGTCCTCCAGGTAGCGCAGCGCGGAGGTCTCCGCGTCGGCGAGCCACAACCGGTCGCCCTGGACGGCGAGGCCGGAGGTCTGCGCGAAGAACGCCTCGGCGGCCGCGCCGTCGCGCAGGCCCTCGACGGTCGTGCCGGCGAACCGGGAGATCCGTCCGGTGCGCGGGTCGAACAGGCCCAGCGTGTGGTTGCCCGCCATCGCGACGACCGCGCCACCCGCGGGCTCCCACCAGATCACGTCCCACGGGCTGGTGAGGTCGATCGACCGCGCGTCGCCGTCGGTGTCGCCGTCACGCCACTGGCTGCCGGTGCCGGCGACCGTGGTGACCTCGCCGGTGACCAGGTCGACGCCACGCAACAGGTGGTTGGCCGTGTCCGCGACGAGCAGGTGGTACCCGGCCTGGTCGGCGACCTCGGCGGGCAGCAGCGTGAGACCGGACGGCTCGGCGAAGCTCGCGACGTCGAAGGCGCCGTCGGCGCGGCCGCGGGCGCCGCTAC carries:
- a CDS encoding carboxypeptidase regulatory-like domain-containing protein; the protein is MADHVETQEQEPGKLRTLAESLWFPVFFALGFVFCYLLAFHAPSPHHIEVAVADETAAARIEAALGQASPGAFDVQPVATADQARQAVLDRDATAAYSADPAHPTLFVAKADGYLLESVLNQAFAPVAAQTGHALTVVDLAPTEPGDAMGTGLFYLVLIWNIPSYIVVMMLLRAVTLSRRAKVATLVGFGALLTLIGYAGGVAMDVIPNDPVAIPVAFLLTQAVSLTSFGLVPLVKQWFPGVAMGLFVLLSMPSSGGAVPVQMVPGFFRALHPVFPMGNLIEALRGIFYFDGRGVLRPVLVLCGWVLLGVVLIAGHALVQRRTAGAVDEPPVEDPVFEMPQPTAVPAHHRHFGAPVPTLTGAIHAADGSPVPGAAVTVMDGRGHQLVRTTADDEGRYAIAGLPEQFVDLVVSAPGFEATASRALVREGGTTHRDFTLRGRQPLVSAAR
- a CDS encoding NHL domain-containing thioredoxin family protein, translating into MRAPELAGDVWLNTGGETVTLAQLRGKIVLLDFWTSGCINCLHVLDELRPLEEEFADVLVTIGVHSPKFLHEGEAAAIEAAVRRYEVHHPVLNDPDMTTWSQYAVKAWPTLVVVDPQGYVVHTAAGEGHAEALRRVIAELVETHDAKGTLRRGGNPYVPVEEQPADLRFPSKAVVTAEGRILVADTGNHSIAEFASDGETLIRRFGSGARGRADGAFDVASFAEPSGLTLLPAEVADQAGYHLLVADTANHLLRGVDLVTGEVTTVAGTGSQWRDGDTDGDARSIDLTSPWDVIWWEPAGGAVVAMAGNHTLGLFDPRTGRISRFAGTTVEGLRDGAAAEAFFAQTSGLAVQGDRLWLADAETSALRYLEDGAVHTAIGTDLFSFGHRDGDAADALLQHPLGVAVLADGTIAIADTYNGAVRHYEPASGTVSTLATDLAEPSGLLVTGDALLVVESAAHRLTALPLTADGQQVAGDALAVRRPPTELAAGTVEFSVVFTPPPGEKLDDRFGPSTRLQVTAAPPELLAEGEGTGTELTRTLKIAEGHSEGVLQVVAQAASCDSDAEHPVCRVTRQDWGVPIRITPDGPDRLQLILAGA
- a CDS encoding TetR/AcrR family transcriptional regulator, whose translation is MSPPTGLRERKKEATREALRHAAVTLYRRHGPDAVTVEDICAAAGVSPRTFFNYFATKDEAVLSLDIAAATLGQRIADRPADEPPLTALRAVFAGRFAELAATDVWTERTLLLRAHPELMPRVAQANRALEEAVAGALAARTGLPADDLYVRTTAAAAIGANRAAIGRWQPGSDPDLVTLFHQAMDVLESAFTPPRGSAGGGPARPA